From the genome of Actinacidiphila yeochonensis CN732, one region includes:
- a CDS encoding DUF4255 domain-containing protein, whose protein sequence is MIHEVDEVLKKLLSGGALSGSGIDVAFDAPTRDWAARRNAPTVNAYLYDIREDVNRRQRGHMPVYDERDVVVKRRQPPRWFRLSYLVTAWTKQPLDEHRLLSAVLATLIPRELLAPSELPGSLGSLGMTVPLSVAGIQTEARSLAEIWSALGGELKPSLDLVITAPFPAYPEYDAGPPVTEGAAVRVRTVDGTPPEPRERAHRPRHVAAAREAREAARRNRASGRTT, encoded by the coding sequence GTGATCCACGAAGTGGACGAGGTCCTCAAGAAGCTGCTCAGCGGCGGGGCGTTGAGCGGCTCGGGCATCGACGTCGCCTTCGACGCCCCCACCCGGGACTGGGCCGCCCGCCGGAACGCGCCCACCGTCAACGCGTACCTGTACGACATCCGCGAGGACGTCAACCGGCGCCAGCGGGGCCACATGCCCGTGTACGACGAGCGTGACGTCGTCGTCAAGCGCCGCCAACCGCCGCGCTGGTTCCGGCTGTCGTACCTGGTGACGGCCTGGACGAAGCAGCCGCTGGACGAACACCGGCTGCTGTCCGCCGTGCTGGCCACGCTCATCCCCCGCGAACTCCTCGCACCCAGCGAACTCCCGGGCTCGCTCGGCTCGCTGGGCATGACCGTGCCGCTGTCGGTGGCCGGCATCCAGACCGAGGCCCGCTCCCTGGCGGAGATCTGGTCCGCGCTCGGCGGGGAGCTGAAACCGTCGCTCGACCTGGTGATCACCGCGCCCTTCCCGGCGTACCCCGAGTACGACGCCGGGCCGCCCGTCACCGAGGGCGCCGCGGTCCGGGTCCGCACCGTGGACGGCACCCCGCCCGAGCCGCGGGAGCGCGCGCACCGGCCCCGGCACGTGGCGGCGGCCCGGGAGGCGCGCGAGGCGGCACGGCGCAACCGCGCCTCGGGCCGGACGACGTGA
- a CDS encoding helix-turn-helix transcriptional regulator codes for MFSAAHSTHSGLADPADRIRVAVHAQDPISREGAHSQLRRCPEIDLREVADSGPGMVAVLVEDVLDQAALTRLRRLVRSEGARAVLVVRALREAELLDVIECGVGAIVWRHEATATRLAQAVLAAARGDGDLPADLLGRLINQVGTLHRGATGRSGAPAAGLTPREIDVLRLVAEGFDTGEIASKLSYSERTVKNVMHGLTTRLHLRNRAHAVAQALREGYI; via the coding sequence TTGTTCAGCGCAGCGCACAGCACACACTCCGGCCTGGCGGACCCCGCGGACCGGATTCGCGTGGCGGTGCACGCCCAGGACCCGATCTCGCGCGAGGGGGCGCACAGCCAGCTGCGCCGGTGCCCGGAGATCGACCTCCGCGAGGTGGCGGACTCCGGCCCCGGCATGGTGGCGGTGCTCGTCGAGGACGTGCTCGACCAGGCCGCGCTGACCCGGCTGCGCCGGCTGGTGCGCAGCGAGGGCGCCCGGGCGGTGCTCGTCGTGAGGGCTCTGCGGGAGGCCGAACTGCTCGACGTGATCGAGTGCGGCGTCGGCGCCATCGTGTGGCGCCACGAGGCCACCGCGACCCGGCTGGCGCAGGCCGTCCTTGCCGCCGCCCGCGGCGACGGCGACCTGCCCGCTGACCTGCTCGGCCGGCTCATCAACCAGGTGGGCACGCTGCACCGGGGTGCCACCGGGCGGTCCGGCGCCCCGGCCGCGGGGCTGACGCCGCGTGAGATCGACGTGCTGCGGCTGGTCGCCGAGGGGTTCGACACCGGAGAGATCGCCAGCAAGCTCTCCTACTCCGAACGCACGGTCAAGAACGTCATGCACGGCCTGACCACACGACTGCATCTCCGCAACCGGGCGCACGCCGTTGCCCAGGCCCTGAGGGAAGGCTACATCTGA
- a CDS encoding helix-turn-helix transcriptional regulator has product MSGPHAEQPRRHRVAADLFAAGAVAARAGAGGLALLRGATGTGRTTVLEAAAEAAAAQGMRVLRARCSPRDTAAPFAAVLQLLGAAPELELPGKGGDERERGARLWQALLAYAEVAPLFVAVDDVHLADAPSYRWLVETARHVGRLALPVLLAVTERRQYDIDPPVPGFTHSLSPALVRTHTLAPLTAGSAADLARAQHPEATEAWVEACVRAGAGSPLLLRALLDDLSASGASAAVPETSAALYPGAYPAAVSWWLDSAGAGTSEVARALAALDDGPDRDGREAAERPAAGQEAAGQEAAGQEAAGSGPGRAAEDLGRLLAELAGADPARVAGWLTAMTGLGVLRADGAGRPRYAHPLLRDAVLSGVPAARRRAAHGAAATATLRWGAPAETVAGHLLRSDPVGASWAPGVLHDAATLALRDGRPGDAVAYLRRALDEPLSDQPRQRLLTELGSLEYAGGESSAAIPRLTKATQLSGTPRDRVRAAVALGTALAGRGRTRAAVEVLRTADGQLADHPDHPGLAGALQGATALLSDHDQSVRREVYRRLCDTERRSPELVGAAARALLVRHAATAGLVSADHAMRKVRLLLAEPADPLTEPYLLGAAAAVAQWADELDEAEQLVDRGLAGQLPHLLHPVHVALLNVRADIAAARGAYGPPPAGPAVLPSAGPTNAHAHALTALVETGRTAEARRLANAVDLRQAPDSWERNRFLYARGLHRAAAGDPAGALHDFLECGRRQTEREVLSPVVTPWRASAAELCLALGSPRQALTLAEEELRLARAWGTPRPVGRALRVLGTVTGGRRGLELAEEAVRVLRGAPAAVQPELVTALIAQGRQLTAVGDRTRARRGLREAAERAEQLGAARLLGLAEQALREGGARRAATAHTGADSLTDSERRIAQLAAGGRTNTEIADLLHLARRTVETHLTSTYRKLGIRRRGELTASLGAD; this is encoded by the coding sequence ATGTCCGGACCGCACGCTGAACAGCCGCGCCGACACCGCGTCGCCGCCGACCTCTTCGCGGCCGGCGCCGTCGCCGCCCGCGCCGGCGCCGGCGGTCTGGCGCTGCTGCGCGGGGCCACCGGCACCGGCCGCACCACCGTCCTGGAGGCCGCCGCCGAGGCCGCGGCGGCGCAGGGCATGCGGGTGCTGCGCGCCCGCTGCTCGCCGCGCGACACCGCGGCGCCTTTCGCAGCGGTCCTTCAACTACTGGGCGCGGCACCGGAGTTAGAGCTTCCCGGGAAAGGCGGCGATGAGCGGGAGCGGGGCGCCCGGCTGTGGCAGGCGCTGCTCGCGTACGCCGAGGTGGCGCCGCTGTTCGTGGCCGTGGACGACGTGCACCTCGCGGACGCCCCCTCGTACCGGTGGCTCGTGGAGACCGCCCGGCACGTGGGCCGGCTCGCGCTGCCGGTACTGCTGGCCGTCACCGAACGCCGCCAGTACGACATCGACCCGCCCGTGCCGGGCTTCACCCACAGCCTCTCCCCCGCCCTGGTCCGCACCCATACCCTCGCCCCGCTCACGGCCGGGTCGGCCGCCGACCTGGCGCGCGCCCAGCATCCCGAGGCCACCGAGGCGTGGGTCGAGGCGTGCGTGCGGGCCGGCGCGGGCAGCCCGCTGCTGCTGCGCGCCCTCCTCGACGACCTCAGCGCCTCCGGCGCCTCCGCCGCCGTGCCCGAGACTTCCGCGGCGCTGTACCCGGGGGCGTATCCGGCGGCCGTCTCGTGGTGGCTGGACAGCGCCGGAGCCGGCACCTCGGAGGTGGCGCGGGCCCTCGCGGCCCTGGACGACGGGCCGGACCGGGACGGGCGGGAGGCCGCGGAGCGACCGGCCGCAGGTCAGGAGGCGGCCGGTCAGGAGGCCGCGGGTCAGGAGGCCGCCGGGTCCGGGCCGGGGCGGGCCGCCGAGGACCTCGGCCGGCTGCTCGCCGAGCTGGCGGGCGCCGACCCCGCCCGGGTGGCGGGCTGGCTCACCGCGATGACCGGCCTGGGCGTCCTGCGCGCCGACGGCGCCGGCCGGCCCCGCTACGCCCACCCGCTGCTGCGGGACGCGGTGCTCAGCGGCGTGCCCGCGGCCCGGCGCCGCGCCGCGCACGGGGCGGCCGCCACGGCGACGCTGCGCTGGGGCGCCCCGGCCGAGACGGTCGCCGGGCACCTGCTGCGGTCCGACCCGGTGGGCGCGTCATGGGCTCCGGGCGTGCTGCACGACGCCGCCACGCTGGCGCTGCGCGACGGACGGCCCGGCGACGCCGTCGCGTACCTGCGCCGGGCCCTGGACGAGCCGCTCTCCGACCAGCCGCGGCAGCGGCTGCTGACGGAGCTGGGCTCCCTGGAGTACGCGGGCGGCGAGTCCTCGGCCGCGATCCCCCGGCTCACCAAGGCGACGCAGCTGTCCGGCACGCCGCGAGACCGGGTCCGCGCGGCCGTGGCCCTGGGCACCGCGCTCGCCGGACGCGGCAGGACGCGCGCCGCCGTCGAGGTGCTGCGCACGGCGGACGGCCAGCTCGCCGACCACCCCGACCACCCCGGCCTGGCCGGCGCCCTGCAGGGTGCCACCGCCCTGCTGTCCGACCACGACCAGTCCGTCCGCCGGGAGGTCTACCGGCGGCTGTGCGACACCGAGCGGCGCTCGCCGGAGCTGGTCGGCGCGGCCGCCCGGGCGCTGCTCGTACGGCACGCGGCCACCGCCGGGCTGGTCTCGGCGGACCACGCGATGCGGAAGGTGCGCCTGCTGCTCGCCGAGCCGGCCGACCCGCTGACCGAGCCGTACCTGCTGGGCGCCGCGGCCGCCGTCGCCCAGTGGGCCGACGAACTCGACGAGGCCGAGCAGCTGGTGGACCGCGGCCTGGCCGGCCAGCTCCCCCACCTGCTGCACCCCGTGCACGTGGCGCTGCTCAACGTACGGGCCGACATCGCCGCCGCGCGCGGCGCGTACGGGCCGCCGCCGGCCGGGCCCGCCGTCCTCCCGTCCGCGGGGCCCACCAACGCGCACGCCCACGCGCTGACCGCGCTCGTGGAGACCGGCCGCACCGCCGAGGCGCGGCGGCTGGCGAACGCCGTCGACCTGCGGCAGGCGCCCGACTCCTGGGAGCGGAACCGGTTCCTGTACGCGCGGGGCCTGCACCGCGCCGCGGCGGGCGATCCGGCCGGGGCACTGCACGACTTCCTGGAGTGCGGCCGCCGGCAGACCGAACGCGAGGTGCTCAGCCCGGTCGTCACCCCGTGGCGCGCCTCCGCCGCCGAGCTGTGCCTGGCCCTGGGCAGCCCCCGGCAGGCGCTCACGCTGGCCGAGGAGGAGCTGCGCCTGGCCCGCGCGTGGGGCACGCCGCGCCCGGTGGGCCGCGCGCTGCGGGTGCTCGGGACGGTCACCGGCGGGCGGCGCGGCCTGGAGCTGGCCGAGGAGGCCGTGCGGGTGCTGCGGGGAGCGCCGGCCGCCGTCCAACCGGAGCTGGTGACCGCGCTGATCGCGCAGGGCCGCCAGCTGACCGCCGTCGGGGACCGCACGCGCGCCCGCAGGGGCCTGCGCGAGGCGGCCGAACGTGCCGAGCAGCTCGGCGCGGCGCGGCTGCTCGGCCTCGCGGAGCAGGCCCTGCGCGAGGGCGGCGCCCGCCGCGCCGCCACCGCCCACACGGGGGCGGACTCCCTCACCGACAGCGAGCGCCGTATCGCCCAGCTCGCCGCCGGGGGACGGACGAACACCGAGATCGCCGACCTCCTGCACCTGGCCCGGCGCACCGTGGAGACCCATCTCACCAGCACCTACCGGAAGTTGGGGATTCGCCGGCGCGGCGAGCTGACCGCGTCCCTGGGCGCCGACTGA
- a CDS encoding FAD-dependent oxidoreductase, with product MYDAIVVGARCAGAPTAMLLARAGYRVLLLERSAYGSDTVSTHLVQQPGIAALARWGVLERLRASGCPPVERTVYTVADIHIEGCARGVAGQRARFAPRRRVLDALLVDAAVAAGVEFRDHCRVTGLLRDEAGRVIGVEGRHGERGFTERARLVVGADGMRSTVAQLAAAPYVVQDPPLTCAYYTYWQDVPVDMELHERPGGWVAAVPTHDEATIVQAYFPQSRFKEVRTDAQHAYEEQIRVTAPALYERLRRTKPVERLRGSGDQQNFFRQPTGPGWVLVGDAGHHKDSITARGITDAFRQVELLVDEVAGTLGGDPGQLDASLARFADARDEALAPGYRSTLNVARLSAPHTRRLAMLRAIQSDPELVSTYFDVVAGIATPDALFTRG from the coding sequence ATGTACGACGCCATCGTGGTGGGGGCGCGCTGCGCCGGTGCCCCGACCGCCATGCTGCTGGCCCGCGCGGGGTACCGGGTGCTCCTGCTCGAACGGTCGGCGTACGGCTCCGACACCGTCTCCACGCACCTGGTCCAGCAGCCCGGGATCGCGGCACTCGCACGCTGGGGCGTGCTGGAGCGGCTCCGTGCCTCCGGCTGCCCGCCCGTGGAGCGGACGGTCTACACGGTCGCGGACATCCACATCGAGGGGTGTGCCCGGGGTGTGGCGGGACAGCGGGCGAGGTTCGCCCCGCGGCGCCGGGTGCTGGACGCGCTGCTGGTGGACGCGGCCGTGGCGGCAGGTGTCGAGTTCCGTGACCACTGCCGGGTCACCGGCCTGCTGCGTGACGAGGCGGGCCGCGTCATCGGAGTCGAGGGCCGGCACGGTGAGCGGGGCTTCACCGAACGGGCGCGGCTGGTGGTCGGGGCGGACGGCATGCGCTCCACCGTCGCGCAGCTGGCGGCAGCGCCGTACGTCGTCCAGGACCCGCCGCTGACCTGCGCGTACTACACGTATTGGCAGGACGTTCCGGTCGACATGGAGCTGCACGAGCGCCCCGGCGGGTGGGTGGCCGCGGTGCCCACCCACGACGAGGCCACCATCGTCCAGGCGTACTTCCCGCAGTCGCGCTTCAAGGAGGTCAGGACCGACGCGCAGCACGCCTACGAGGAGCAGATACGTGTCACCGCGCCGGCGCTGTACGAGCGGCTGCGACGCACCAAGCCGGTGGAGCGGCTGCGGGGCAGCGGCGACCAGCAGAACTTCTTCCGGCAGCCGACCGGGCCCGGTTGGGTCCTCGTGGGCGATGCCGGCCACCACAAGGACTCCATCACGGCACGCGGCATCACCGACGCGTTCCGGCAGGTGGAGCTCCTGGTGGACGAGGTGGCGGGCACGCTCGGCGGCGACCCCGGACAGCTCGACGCGAGCCTGGCCCGTTTCGCCGACGCGAGGGACGAGGCACTCGCCCCGGGCTACCGGTCCACCCTCAACGTCGCCCGGCTGTCCGCCCCCCACACGAGGCGGCTCGCCATGCTGCGGGCCATCCAGTCCGATCCGGAACTCGTCTCGACCTACTTCGACGTGGTCGCCGGGATCGCCACCCCCGACGCCCTCTTCACACGCGGCTGA
- a CDS encoding amino acid adenylation domain-containing protein, whose product MAPAPGETGETVEAVEAVGAGEPDGRDLSTEAVALGLWTERLAGIPTILEIPSDGPSPCRPEASRGRLPVDLPANLPAEAASSSASDRSRVPDVPSTSLLLAAFGLALGRLSGASSLLVGVGDRGNPVPVRVDIDDDLSPRAFAESVHASLEWSLRAGDVPFGELVARLGVERSDRFHPLVQVFFEAIDRTGRGTRDGGPGARRGDEAGAGRPCFDVAVELEGCGRSFAGHVDYARSLWDEDEAERFARTYAAAVEQLTEAVAATATATVTKTATATKTATDTSAAETATATATAADGAGATLADVRCLSAEARRMLDSVNATDHAFPDSSVDELFRIAAARWPGAEAVRDAETALTYAELAVAAAGQARLLRAAGVREGDAVLVCVPRSVAEAVAVLGTLWAGATYIGVDPAQPRAHVARIIAKASPTAAVASEDAAPRLAVHGVPLVGPWHPGRAVDGEVVPPARPDPDRLAYIAFTSGSSGEPKGVRIPHRGVIRLVHESAYLGLGPGDRFLRMAPLAFDASTIELWGSLLAGATLEVCPPELVAPNEIGAFIEERQLTSVFLTAGLFGLMQEFAPKSLGGLRHILTGGDVAPYEQVRRVLSDNPGLVVTNCYGPTENTVITTVHAVRDPGDVLGPVPIGKPIPGNRIHVLDKRARLLVPGAVGELYASGSGLASGYAKDQEETDRWFGRFSPDVPERLYRTGDLVRLDGAGRLHFLGRVDDQVKLRGFRIELHAISDALNALEGVEESLVTVTDGGSMDKRLIAAVRLTPGTEVTPVDLRGRLAEKLPSYMVPALWSVVDQLPLTANGKVDRRRLAAAARPAGSFARRGRP is encoded by the coding sequence ATGGCACCCGCGCCGGGGGAGACGGGAGAGACGGTGGAGGCGGTGGAGGCGGTGGGGGCAGGAGAGCCTGACGGCCGCGACCTGTCCACCGAGGCGGTCGCCCTCGGTTTATGGACGGAGAGGCTGGCCGGGATACCGACGATTCTGGAGATACCGTCGGACGGCCCCTCCCCGTGCCGCCCTGAGGCGAGCCGCGGCCGACTGCCCGTCGACCTGCCCGCCAACCTGCCCGCCGAGGCCGCGTCGTCGTCCGCGTCCGATCGGTCCCGAGTGCCGGACGTGCCGTCCACGTCGCTCCTCCTCGCCGCCTTCGGGCTCGCGCTGGGACGGCTGAGCGGGGCGAGCAGCCTGCTCGTCGGAGTCGGCGACCGGGGCAACCCCGTTCCGGTCCGGGTCGACATCGACGACGACCTCTCGCCGCGGGCGTTCGCCGAGTCCGTGCACGCGTCGCTGGAGTGGAGCCTGCGGGCCGGGGACGTCCCGTTCGGCGAGCTCGTGGCGCGGCTGGGCGTCGAGCGGTCGGACCGGTTCCACCCGCTCGTCCAGGTCTTCTTCGAGGCGATCGACCGGACCGGCCGGGGAACGCGCGACGGCGGCCCCGGGGCGCGCCGCGGCGACGAGGCCGGCGCCGGCCGACCGTGCTTCGACGTCGCCGTGGAACTGGAGGGTTGCGGGCGCTCCTTCGCGGGCCACGTCGACTACGCGAGAAGCCTGTGGGACGAGGACGAGGCGGAGCGGTTCGCCAGGACCTACGCGGCCGCCGTCGAGCAACTCACGGAAGCGGTCGCGGCGACGGCCACGGCCACCGTCACGAAAACCGCCACGGCGACGAAAACCGCGACGGACACGTCCGCGGCTGAGACGGCCACGGCTACGGCGACGGCAGCGGACGGCGCAGGCGCGACCCTCGCGGATGTCCGGTGCCTCTCCGCCGAGGCGCGGCGGATGCTCGACAGCGTCAACGCCACCGACCACGCCTTCCCGGACTCGTCCGTGGACGAGCTCTTCCGGATCGCCGCGGCCCGATGGCCCGGCGCGGAGGCCGTGCGCGACGCGGAAACGGCCCTGACCTACGCGGAACTGGCCGTCGCCGCGGCCGGACAGGCCCGGCTGCTGCGGGCCGCCGGTGTGCGGGAGGGCGACGCCGTACTGGTCTGCGTGCCCCGGTCGGTGGCGGAGGCGGTGGCGGTGCTGGGCACGCTGTGGGCCGGCGCCACGTACATCGGCGTCGATCCGGCCCAACCCCGCGCCCACGTCGCCAGGATCATCGCCAAGGCGTCGCCCACCGCCGCGGTCGCGAGCGAGGACGCCGCCCCCCGGCTGGCCGTGCACGGCGTGCCTCTGGTCGGTCCCTGGCACCCTGGGCGCGCGGTGGACGGGGAGGTCGTGCCGCCCGCCCGGCCCGATCCGGATCGCCTGGCGTACATCGCCTTCACCTCGGGTTCCTCGGGCGAGCCGAAGGGGGTGAGGATTCCGCACCGCGGAGTGATCCGGCTGGTCCACGAGAGCGCGTACCTGGGGCTGGGCCCGGGGGACCGCTTCCTTCGGATGGCGCCGCTGGCGTTCGACGCCTCCACCATCGAGCTGTGGGGAAGCCTCCTCGCGGGCGCGACGCTGGAGGTGTGCCCGCCGGAGCTGGTGGCTCCGAACGAGATCGGTGCCTTCATCGAGGAACGGCAGCTGACGTCGGTGTTCCTCACGGCGGGTCTCTTCGGGCTCATGCAGGAGTTCGCGCCGAAGTCGCTGGGCGGTCTGAGGCACATCCTGACCGGTGGCGACGTGGCCCCCTACGAGCAGGTCAGACGGGTCCTGTCGGACAACCCCGGTCTCGTGGTCACCAACTGCTACGGCCCGACCGAGAACACCGTCATCACGACGGTGCACGCGGTTCGCGACCCGGGCGACGTCCTCGGCCCCGTTCCCATCGGAAAGCCCATACCGGGAAACCGGATTCACGTACTGGACAAGCGGGCCCGGCTGCTCGTGCCCGGAGCCGTCGGAGAGCTCTACGCCTCCGGATCGGGTCTCGCCTCGGGCTACGCGAAGGACCAGGAGGAGACCGACCGGTGGTTCGGCCGCTTCTCGCCGGACGTCCCCGAGCGGCTCTACCGTACGGGCGACCTGGTACGCCTCGACGGAGCGGGCCGTCTCCACTTCCTGGGCCGGGTGGACGACCAGGTCAAGTTGCGCGGCTTCCGGATCGAACTGCACGCCATCAGCGACGCGTTGAACGCCCTGGAGGGGGTCGAGGAGTCGCTGGTCACGGTCACCGACGGCGGCAGCATGGACAAGCGGCTGATCGCCGCGGTCCGGCTGACGCCGGGGACGGAGGTCACGCCCGTGGACCTGAGGGGCCGGCTGGCGGAGAAGCTGCCGTCCTACATGGTCCCCGCCCTCTGGTCGGTCGTGGACCAACTGCCCCTGACGGCCAACGGCAAGGTCGACCGCCGCCGGCTCGCCGCCGCCGCCAGGCCCGCGGGCTCCTTCGCGCGTCGCGGCAGGCCCTGA
- a CDS encoding acyl carrier protein translates to MEETSSPPVEERAAQDPSDLIGLVRSAWRDALGYDTFDDDTSFFDAGGDSFVLVSLIERISKSSGLTMKAVDVLRSPTIRSQAALLIRQRDGGES, encoded by the coding sequence ATGGAAGAGACAAGCTCCCCGCCCGTCGAAGAGCGGGCGGCGCAGGACCCGTCCGACCTCATCGGCCTCGTGCGTTCGGCCTGGCGTGACGCGCTCGGCTACGACACGTTCGACGACGACACCAGCTTCTTCGACGCCGGCGGGGACTCGTTCGTGCTGGTCTCGCTCATCGAGCGGATCTCGAAGTCCTCGGGACTGACCATGAAGGCCGTCGACGTCCTGCGATCCCCCACCATCCGGAGCCAGGCCGCGCTGCTCATCCGGCAGAGGGACGGGGGCGAGTCCTGA
- a CDS encoding thioesterase II family protein: MRSAVEERWLRRFRDDDEHGTTLICFPHAGATASFYRGWPTGLPAGIGVMAVRYPGREERFDDPFPSGMEALAEDIAGALGELAQRRSLVLFGHCMGASVAHEVALRLQEQGCPPAALCVSATLPPQALVGRSLDFGTDEDIIAHAVGLDASRAAAFEDPVMREIALPAVRADYFMVGGYSGGRRPELDCPVHAFAGDEDPELTPEQMRGWAETTRGAFRLSVLSGGHFYLKPEGEEAALLAELSDVLDAVASGAASTS, encoded by the coding sequence ATGAGGAGCGCGGTGGAGGAGCGGTGGTTGCGCCGCTTCCGCGACGACGACGAGCACGGCACCACGTTGATCTGCTTCCCGCACGCGGGCGCCACGGCGAGCTTCTACCGCGGGTGGCCCACGGGGCTGCCGGCCGGCATCGGCGTCATGGCGGTCCGGTACCCGGGTCGGGAGGAGCGGTTCGACGACCCGTTCCCGTCCGGGATGGAAGCCCTCGCCGAGGACATCGCCGGCGCGCTCGGCGAGTTGGCACAGCGCCGCAGCCTGGTGCTCTTCGGTCACTGCATGGGTGCCTCGGTGGCCCACGAGGTGGCGCTGCGCCTCCAGGAGCAGGGCTGCCCGCCGGCCGCCCTGTGCGTGTCCGCGACCCTGCCGCCACAGGCCCTGGTCGGCCGCAGTCTCGACTTCGGTACGGACGAGGACATCATCGCCCACGCCGTCGGCCTGGACGCGAGCCGGGCCGCCGCCTTCGAGGACCCCGTCATGCGGGAGATCGCGCTCCCCGCCGTCCGCGCCGACTACTTCATGGTCGGCGGCTACTCCGGTGGCCGGCGCCCGGAGCTCGACTGCCCGGTCCACGCGTTCGCCGGCGACGAGGACCCCGAACTGACCCCCGAGCAGATGCGCGGCTGGGCGGAGACGACCCGTGGCGCCTTCCGGCTCAGCGTCCTGTCCGGCGGGCACTTCTACCTCAAGCCCGAGGGCGAGGAGGCCGCCCTGCTCGCGGAGCTGAGCGACGTCCTCGACGCCGTGGCGTCCGGTGCGGCGAGCACTTCCTGA
- a CDS encoding acyl-CoA dehydrogenase family protein: MVAFTAEHNSFRRLVRDFAEKEIGPYGDEWEAKGMFPAHELFPRLAELGLLGVEYDEKYGGQGADHLFTVILHEELGRVGPAGVALGIGIQTDMATPALHQFGSEELKQEYLVPALKGEAVCSVAVTESDTGSDVSALRTRAVRDGDDWVINGSKTYITNGAQADWVCLLARTSDATGSGGFSQIIVPAGTPGFEVHRTFDKLGMRSSDTAELTFTDVRVPVSNTIGEIGLGFYQQMSQFQNERLALSYAAVGGMETALTRTADYLKTRRAFGSPLIDKQYIQFRLAELSARLDILRHYNYAAAEAYIRGEEAIRFATIGKLEAGRLAREISATCLQLHGGMGYMEEMWTARYFRDSPVWSIGGGTDEVMLYSLSRLDGYHS; the protein is encoded by the coding sequence ATGGTGGCTTTCACTGCTGAGCACAATTCGTTTCGTCGGCTGGTCCGGGACTTCGCAGAGAAAGAAATCGGACCGTACGGGGACGAGTGGGAAGCGAAAGGGATGTTTCCCGCCCATGAGCTTTTCCCGCGGCTGGCGGAACTCGGCCTGCTCGGTGTGGAATACGACGAGAAGTACGGCGGCCAGGGCGCGGACCACCTGTTCACCGTGATCCTGCACGAGGAGCTCGGCCGGGTCGGACCCGCCGGCGTGGCGCTGGGTATCGGCATTCAGACGGACATGGCGACCCCGGCGCTGCACCAGTTCGGCAGCGAGGAGCTCAAGCAGGAGTACCTGGTCCCGGCGCTGAAGGGCGAGGCGGTCTGCTCGGTCGCGGTGACCGAGTCCGACACCGGCTCCGACGTCTCCGCCCTGCGCACCCGCGCGGTGCGCGACGGCGACGACTGGGTGATCAACGGCTCGAAGACCTACATCACCAACGGCGCCCAGGCCGACTGGGTCTGCCTGCTGGCCCGCACCTCCGACGCCACCGGCTCGGGCGGCTTCTCGCAGATCATCGTGCCGGCCGGCACGCCGGGCTTCGAGGTCCATCGGACCTTCGACAAACTCGGCATGCGTTCCTCGGACACCGCCGAGCTGACGTTCACCGACGTGCGGGTCCCGGTCAGCAACACCATCGGCGAGATCGGCCTCGGCTTCTACCAGCAGATGAGCCAATTCCAGAACGAGCGCCTCGCGCTCTCCTACGCGGCGGTCGGCGGCATGGAAACGGCGCTGACCCGGACCGCGGACTACCTGAAGACGCGCCGCGCCTTCGGGTCGCCGTTGATCGACAAGCAGTACATCCAGTTCAGGCTGGCCGAACTGAGTGCCCGGCTCGATATTCTGCGGCACTACAACTACGCGGCTGCGGAGGCGTACATCCGCGGTGAGGAAGCCATCCGATTCGCGACGATCGGGAAACTGGAGGCGGGACGGCTGGCCCGGGAGATATCCGCGACGTGTCTCCAACTCCATGGCGGGATGGGATACATGGAGGAGATGTGGACGGCCCGTTACTTCCGGGACAGCCCCGTGTGGTCGATCGGTGGCGGGACCGACGAGGTGATGCTCTACTCCCTGTCCCGTCTGGACGGCTACCACAGCTGA